The Zerene cesonia ecotype Mississippi chromosome 14, Zerene_cesonia_1.1, whole genome shotgun sequence genome window below encodes:
- the LOC119831741 gene encoding putative deoxyribonuclease TATDN1 — MRKMTNMKKFIDIGANLTDDMYQGVYHGSKKHEPDLNNILDRAWSGGMCKMIITGGNLADSRKALELARTDSRLFSTVGCHPTRCNDFLPDPEKYLKDLSDLITENKDKVVAIGEFGLDYDRLNFCDKETQLKYFELQLKLCNEHKLPLFLHCRAATDDLVGILGKHRDSVAGGVVHSFDGSYDCLQKILELGMHIGINGCSLRTAENLEVASKIPQDKLLIETDCPWCEIKQTHPSFKHVTTKFATVKKEKYSPESDNQVKGRNEPVNIIQVLEVLAAVRGEDIDQLAQAIFENTERLFFSNK, encoded by the exons ATGAGAAAAATGACCAATATGAAAAAGTTCATAG ATATAGGAGCAAATTTGACAGATGATATGTACCAAGGTGTCTATCATGGTTCCAAAAAGCATGAGCCAGATCTCAACAATATCTTAGACAGAGCATGGTCTGGTGGAATGtgtaaaatgattataactGGGGGCAACTTGGCGGATAGCAGAAAGGCTCTAGAACTTGCAAGGACTGATT cTCGCTTATTTTCCACTGTAGGATGCCATCCGACCAGATGCAATGATTTTCTACCTGATCCTGAGAAATACCTCAAAGATCTTAGTGATTTAATCACAGAGAATAAGGACAAAGTTGTAGCAATTGGTGAATTTGGTTTGGATTACGATAGATTGAACTTCTGTGATAAGGAAACACAGTTGAA atattttgaactacaattaaaactatgtaatgaGCATAAACTCCCGCTATTTCTTCATTGTCGCGCTGCTACTGACGATCTGGTTGGTATACTCGGCAAACATAGAGATAGCGTTGCTGGTGGAGTTGTTCATTCATTTGATGGTTCATATGATTGTCTTCAGAAGATATTGGAGCTAGGAATGCATATTGGAATTAATGGCtg ctcCTTACGCACAGCCGAAAATCTAGAAGTTGCATCAAAAATACCACAGGATAAGTTGTTAATAGAAACCGACTGTCCCTGGTGCGAAATCAAGCAGACGCATCCTTCATTTAAACATGTTACTACGAAGTTTGCAACTgtgaaaaaggaaaaatattcACCGGAATCAGATAATCAAGTTAAAGGCAGGAATGAGCctgttaatataat aCAAGTGTTGGAAGTGTTGGCGGCGGTACGAGGGGAAGATATAGATCAATTGGCTCAGgctatttttgaaaataccgaaagattattttttagcaataagtga